Proteins encoded together in one Streptomyces sp. NBC_01216 window:
- a CDS encoding tyrosine-type recombinase/integrase, producing the protein MSSVHRDLMDGRGRLPSVGAVVEGSRPSLPWFVVDAAGREIEPVSRYLRDLALGDASALTGRSYGYDLLRWFRVLWAVDVGWEQATEAETTAMVGWLRTAPNPQRRRTQPDSMPAGVVNPKTGKATLLDGYAPRTIAHALTVVHGFYAFHQRYGRGPVINPVPESRDRRARLAHRSPLETPAPTRRARLRPKVRERTPRAIPDRLWDELFAQMRCDRDRALLACYVSSGARASELLGVRLEDVDWSAGRLWVITKGTGQRDSVPASPQAFAYTAAYLDQAGLPEPGRPLWRTRRGDPRPLTYWAMRRVLQRANAVLGTNYTLHDTRHTAATRMARDPSLTLVEVQTILRHAHLSTTARYTAVGLEDLMDKLAEHYQRPRQEIRWSQTYDPADVVAVFGAR; encoded by the coding sequence ATGTCCTCCGTACATCGGGATCTGATGGACGGCCGCGGCCGGTTGCCGTCGGTCGGTGCGGTGGTGGAAGGGTCGAGACCTTCGCTGCCGTGGTTCGTGGTCGATGCGGCCGGCCGGGAGATCGAGCCGGTGAGCCGGTACCTGCGGGATCTCGCGCTCGGCGACGCGAGCGCTCTGACGGGCCGCAGCTACGGCTACGACCTGCTGCGCTGGTTCCGGGTGCTCTGGGCGGTGGATGTCGGCTGGGAACAGGCGACCGAGGCGGAGACGACCGCGATGGTCGGCTGGCTGCGTACGGCGCCGAATCCGCAGCGGCGCCGTACGCAGCCGGACTCGATGCCCGCGGGCGTGGTCAATCCGAAGACGGGCAAGGCCACGCTGCTGGATGGGTACGCGCCGCGGACGATCGCGCACGCGTTGACCGTGGTGCACGGCTTCTACGCCTTCCACCAGCGCTACGGCCGGGGGCCGGTGATCAACCCGGTGCCCGAGAGCCGAGACCGCCGGGCCCGGCTGGCTCACCGCTCCCCGCTGGAGACGCCGGCCCCCACCCGGCGGGCCCGGCTGCGGCCGAAGGTGCGGGAACGCACGCCCCGGGCGATTCCGGATCGGCTGTGGGACGAACTGTTCGCGCAGATGAGATGCGATCGGGACCGTGCCCTGCTGGCCTGCTACGTCAGCTCCGGTGCCCGCGCCAGCGAACTGCTCGGGGTGCGTCTGGAGGACGTGGACTGGTCGGCCGGCCGCTTGTGGGTGATCACCAAGGGCACCGGCCAGCGGGACTCGGTGCCCGCGTCCCCGCAGGCGTTCGCCTACACGGCGGCCTACCTGGACCAGGCCGGGCTGCCCGAGCCGGGCAGGCCGCTCTGGCGGACCCGCCGGGGTGATCCCCGCCCGCTGACCTACTGGGCGATGCGCCGCGTGCTCCAGCGGGCGAACGCCGTGCTCGGCACGAACTACACGCTGCACGACACCCGGCACACGGCGGCCACGCGGATGGCGCGCGATCCCTCGCTGACGCTGGTGGAGGTACAGACGATCTTGCGGCACGCGCATCTCAGCACCACCGCCCGCTACACCGCGGTCGGCCTGGAGGACCTGATGGACAAGCTCGCCGAGCACTACCAGCGTCCCCGCCAGGAAATCCGCTGGTCGCAGACCTACGATCCGGCAGACGTCGTGGCGGTGTTCGGTGCCCGGTAG
- a CDS encoding tyrosine-type recombinase/integrase, with the protein MGPTTGRIQRNSLREAPADRVNTKVIQPAPPPEPENPPRPAGDLSRASLAKVADAVVTAWDDEGLERRRLCRLSTVTILEHLQRFPGTTWQQRWVAAGLDEYGTNPGDLGGEDKKLRKLFISGTRQLFCLRVIRPSLDAFRGHTYPNYALDFRLVAKDPLLDKFHAAVEASDATPAARRTALFDVACALTVFGISLADLTPEVLLHYSLESRRKQLTRGATKRGQEYNYAAIAAWHILYESGHFPPSAPHVLRAALVGGQKSVEELVDRQQLRNTNVRNLLVDYLRRRAADLDHSSLRQLARVLPGTFWSNVEKVNPDQADLRLSEETYQQWKETISVLPGGRPRLDMDGVLLKVRTFYLDLQSWAVAEPERWAAWSVPCPVRDAELRWFNVRRREIHARMAERTRVRQPLLPLLVDHVTNRWMRLREILAAAQAVEPGERFTAAGAQWQRTASEYDLKRAKTEKSFPVRAVNRDTGELVAVTRDETAAFWDWAVVEVLRHAGLRIEELTELTHLSVRNYQRPNGEVVALLVVTPSKTDRERVIPMSAELFHVIAQVIRRHRSAYGTVPIATRYDVHEKVWCPSLPYLFQTQTGLERQAMSNTTIWRRLRKCCTELAKTHPEFVGTAFSAHDFRRIFATDLVNSGLPIHIGAALLGHLNIQTTRGYVAVFDDDIVRHYQQFLDQRRQLRPEEEYRAPTSEEWSEFQEHFDKRKVELGSCGRPYGTPYAHEHACIRCPMLSVNPTMLPRLDELEDDLVARRQHAIAQGWKGEVEGIELTLTFLRSKRSQVHRSQQLPPVNLGIPPVPHSRLTTE; encoded by the coding sequence ATGGGCCCGACGACCGGGCGCATCCAGCGCAACTCCCTGCGGGAGGCGCCGGCGGACCGGGTGAACACCAAGGTCATCCAGCCCGCGCCGCCGCCCGAGCCGGAGAACCCGCCCCGGCCGGCCGGTGACCTCTCCCGGGCCTCGCTGGCCAAGGTGGCCGACGCTGTCGTGACGGCCTGGGACGACGAAGGCCTTGAGCGGCGCCGGCTGTGCCGCCTCAGCACGGTGACGATCCTCGAACACCTCCAGCGGTTCCCCGGCACGACCTGGCAGCAGCGCTGGGTGGCGGCCGGGCTGGACGAGTACGGCACGAATCCCGGCGACCTGGGCGGCGAGGACAAGAAGCTGCGCAAGTTGTTCATCTCGGGCACCCGGCAGTTGTTCTGCCTGCGGGTGATCCGTCCGAGCCTGGACGCCTTCCGCGGCCACACCTATCCGAACTACGCGCTCGACTTCCGCCTGGTGGCCAAGGACCCGCTGCTGGACAAGTTCCACGCCGCGGTCGAAGCCTCCGATGCGACCCCGGCGGCCCGGCGCACCGCGCTGTTCGACGTCGCCTGCGCCCTGACAGTGTTCGGGATCTCCCTGGCCGACCTGACGCCGGAGGTGCTGTTGCACTACTCGCTGGAGTCGCGGCGCAAGCAGCTCACCCGCGGGGCCACCAAGCGCGGCCAGGAGTACAACTACGCGGCGATCGCGGCCTGGCACATCCTCTACGAGTCGGGGCACTTCCCGCCGTCGGCGCCGCACGTGCTGCGGGCCGCCCTCGTCGGCGGGCAGAAGAGCGTCGAGGAACTCGTCGACCGGCAGCAGCTGCGCAACACCAACGTGCGCAACCTGCTGGTGGACTACCTTCGCCGCCGTGCCGCCGACCTGGACCACTCCTCGCTGCGGCAGCTGGCCCGGGTTCTGCCCGGCACGTTCTGGAGCAACGTCGAGAAGGTCAACCCCGACCAGGCCGACCTGCGGCTGAGCGAGGAGACCTACCAGCAGTGGAAGGAGACCATCTCCGTCCTGCCCGGCGGGCGGCCGCGCCTCGACATGGACGGTGTGCTGCTCAAGGTCCGCACTTTCTACCTGGACTTGCAGAGCTGGGCGGTCGCCGAACCCGAGCGCTGGGCGGCGTGGTCGGTGCCCTGCCCAGTCCGGGATGCCGAACTGCGCTGGTTCAACGTCCGCCGCCGTGAGATTCACGCACGGATGGCCGAACGCACCCGTGTCCGCCAGCCCCTGCTGCCTCTGCTGGTCGACCACGTCACCAACCGGTGGATGCGGCTGCGTGAGATCCTCGCCGCCGCCCAGGCCGTCGAACCCGGTGAGCGGTTCACCGCCGCTGGCGCACAGTGGCAGCGCACCGCCAGCGAGTACGACCTGAAGCGGGCCAAGACGGAGAAGTCCTTCCCCGTCCGGGCGGTCAACCGGGACACCGGCGAACTGGTCGCCGTCACCCGGGACGAGACCGCGGCCTTCTGGGACTGGGCCGTCGTCGAGGTGCTCCGGCACGCCGGCCTGCGGATCGAGGAGCTGACCGAGCTGACCCACCTGAGCGTCCGCAACTACCAGCGTCCCAACGGCGAGGTCGTCGCGCTCCTGGTCGTCACTCCCTCCAAGACGGACCGCGAACGGGTGATCCCGATGTCCGCCGAGCTGTTCCACGTCATCGCTCAGGTCATCCGCCGGCACCGCAGCGCCTACGGCACGGTGCCGATCGCGACCCGGTACGACGTCCACGAGAAGGTGTGGTGCCCGTCCCTGCCCTACCTGTTCCAGACCCAGACCGGCCTGGAACGGCAGGCGATGAGTAACACCACCATCTGGCGCCGCCTGCGCAAGTGCTGCACCGAGCTGGCCAAGACCCACCCCGAGTTCGTCGGGACGGCGTTCTCCGCCCACGACTTCCGCAGGATCTTCGCCACCGACCTGGTCAACTCGGGGCTGCCCATCCACATCGGTGCCGCCCTGCTCGGCCACCTGAACATCCAGACCACTCGTGGCTACGTCGCGGTCTTCGACGACGACATCGTGCGGCACTACCAGCAGTTCCTCGACCAGCGCCGCCAGCTGCGGCCGGAGGAGGAGTACCGGGCCCCCACATCGGAGGAGTGGTCGGAGTTCCAGGAGCACTTCGACAAGCGGAAGGTCGAGCTGGGCTCCTGCGGACGCCCATACGGAACGCCGTACGCGCATGAGCACGCCTGCATCAGATGTCCCATGCTTTCGGTCAACCCGACGATGCTGCCCCGGCTGGACGAGCTGGAAGACGACCTGGTCGCCCGCCGCCAGCACGCGATCGCCCAGGGCTGGAAGGGCGAGGTCGAGGGCATCGAGCTGACCCTGACCTTCCTGCGCTCCAAGCGGTCCCAGGTCCACCGGTCGCAGCAGCTGCCCCCAGTGAACCTGGGCATCCCCCCTGTCCCTCACAGCCGACTCACAACCGAGTGA
- a CDS encoding IS256 family transposase, with the protein MLVDRARSEGLQLTGEGGLLQQLTKRVLESALEGEITDHLGYEKHHAEGRGSGNSRNGTRAKTVLTDVGPVEVKVPRDVAGTFEPAIVKKRQRRLSGVDEMVLSLSAKGLTHGEISAHLAEVYGASVSKATISTITDRVMDGMAEWSNRPLDRVYPVLFVDAINVKIRDGQVANRPIYVVMAVTAEGHRDILGIWAGDGGEGAKYWLSVFTDLKNRGVDDVLMLVCDGLKGLPEAVEAVWPRTIVQTCVVHLLRNSFRHAARQDWDKIAKALKPVYTAPNEAAATERFGEFQEAWGKKYPAVIRLWENAWAEFVPFLSFDVEIRKVICSTNAIESVNARIRKAVRARGHFPNEAAAMKCVYMALMSLDPTGKGRKRWTMRWKAPLNAFQIAFEGRLTPAAN; encoded by the coding sequence ATGCTCGTGGATCGGGCCCGGTCGGAGGGCCTGCAGCTGACTGGGGAGGGTGGGCTGCTCCAGCAGCTGACCAAGCGGGTGCTGGAGTCCGCCCTGGAGGGCGAGATCACCGATCACCTCGGATACGAGAAGCATCACGCCGAAGGTCGGGGCAGTGGCAACAGCCGCAACGGGACGCGGGCGAAGACGGTGCTGACCGATGTCGGCCCGGTCGAGGTCAAGGTCCCCCGGGACGTGGCCGGAACGTTCGAGCCGGCCATCGTCAAGAAGCGGCAGCGGCGCCTGTCCGGGGTGGACGAAATGGTGCTGTCGCTGTCCGCGAAGGGACTGACGCACGGGGAAATCTCCGCCCACCTGGCCGAGGTCTACGGCGCGAGCGTGTCCAAGGCGACCATCTCCACGATCACCGACAGGGTGATGGACGGGATGGCGGAATGGTCCAACCGCCCCCTGGACCGCGTCTATCCGGTGCTGTTCGTGGATGCGATCAACGTCAAGATCCGGGACGGGCAGGTGGCAAACCGTCCGATCTACGTCGTCATGGCCGTGACCGCCGAGGGCCACCGCGACATCCTGGGGATCTGGGCCGGTGACGGCGGCGAGGGCGCGAAGTACTGGCTGAGCGTGTTCACGGACCTGAAGAACAGGGGCGTCGACGATGTCCTGATGCTGGTCTGCGACGGACTGAAGGGCCTGCCCGAGGCGGTGGAGGCCGTCTGGCCTCGAACGATTGTGCAGACCTGTGTCGTTCATCTGCTGCGGAACTCCTTCCGGCACGCGGCCCGACAGGACTGGGACAAGATCGCCAAGGCGTTGAAGCCCGTCTACACGGCGCCGAACGAAGCCGCCGCGACCGAGCGGTTCGGCGAGTTCCAGGAAGCCTGGGGCAAGAAGTACCCGGCGGTCATCCGGCTCTGGGAGAACGCCTGGGCCGAGTTCGTGCCCTTCCTCTCCTTCGACGTCGAGATCCGCAAGGTCATCTGCTCGACGAACGCGATCGAGTCCGTCAACGCCCGCATCCGCAAGGCAGTACGCGCCCGCGGCCATTTCCCCAACGAGGCCGCGGCCATGAAGTGCGTCTACATGGCCCTCATGTCGCTGGACCCGACCGGCAAGGGCCGCAAGCGGTGGACCATGCGCTGGAAGGCGCCCCTGAACGCCTTCCAGATCGCCTTCGAAGGCCGGCTCACCCCGGCCGCCAACTGA
- the ptsP gene encoding phosphoenolpyruvate--protein phosphotransferase: MTTGRTPTTTTTRGTPVLHGIGTGGGSAAGPVARMAPPAALPPPRTVAPADVPAEAAAARGALARVAAHLEERAAAAGGEAAAVLSAQAMMAADPTLADQVGELVLGGADAAHALDRAFRVFRSSLTAAGGHFAERVADLDDLRDRAVARVLGLPVPGLPDPGRPYVLVAEDLAPADTALLDPARVLALVTERGGPTSHTAILAKILGLPAVVGCAGADVLTDGTPVLVDGTAGTVVPNPEPDTVAAAASRDEQRRQLSAQAFGPGRTADGHPVKLLVNLGALQELPAAAAADSEGVGLFRTEFLYLNREQAPTGEEQTAAYREVFAAFAGRRVVVRTLDAGADKPLPFATAADEQNPALGVRGLRTARRDPQLLETQLAAIAAAAPGGDADVWVMAPMVSVPAEAADFAERAKAHGLRTAGAMVEVPAAALRAGELARRCDFLSVGTNDLAQYAFATDRTLGALAELLDPWQPALLELVATAAEAGADQGRPVGVCGEAAADPLLALVLVGLGVTSLSAAPGRVGDVRASLASHALDDCRRLAQLALAAPDAAAAREAVKRAST, encoded by the coding sequence GTGACCACCGGCAGGACCCCGACGACCACGACCACCAGGGGCACACCCGTGCTGCACGGCATCGGAACCGGGGGCGGCAGCGCCGCCGGGCCCGTCGCCCGCATGGCGCCCCCGGCCGCACTGCCGCCGCCGCGCACCGTCGCCCCGGCCGACGTGCCCGCGGAGGCCGCGGCGGCACGCGGGGCACTGGCACGCGTCGCCGCCCATCTGGAGGAACGGGCGGCCGCCGCCGGCGGTGAAGCGGCCGCGGTCCTGTCCGCGCAGGCCATGATGGCCGCCGACCCGACCCTCGCCGACCAAGTCGGAGAGCTCGTCCTCGGCGGAGCCGACGCGGCCCACGCCTTGGACAGGGCGTTCCGCGTCTTCCGCTCGTCCCTCACGGCCGCCGGCGGCCACTTCGCCGAGCGCGTCGCCGACCTCGACGATCTTCGCGACCGCGCCGTGGCGCGCGTCCTCGGACTCCCGGTGCCCGGCCTGCCCGACCCCGGACGGCCGTACGTCCTCGTCGCGGAGGACCTCGCGCCCGCGGACACCGCGCTCCTCGACCCGGCCAGGGTCCTCGCACTGGTCACCGAACGCGGCGGACCCACCAGCCACACCGCGATCCTCGCGAAAATCCTCGGCCTGCCCGCCGTCGTCGGATGCGCCGGCGCAGACGTGCTCACGGACGGCACGCCGGTCCTCGTCGACGGCACCGCCGGTACGGTCGTTCCCAACCCCGAGCCCGACACCGTCGCGGCAGCCGCCAGCCGCGACGAACAGCGGCGCCAGCTCTCGGCACAGGCATTCGGCCCCGGGCGGACGGCCGACGGCCATCCGGTCAAACTGCTGGTCAACCTCGGCGCGCTGCAGGAACTGCCCGCCGCGGCGGCGGCCGACAGCGAGGGCGTCGGGCTGTTCCGAACGGAGTTCCTCTACCTCAACCGTGAACAGGCACCCACCGGCGAGGAGCAGACCGCGGCCTATCGCGAGGTGTTCGCCGCCTTCGCGGGCCGCCGGGTTGTCGTACGCACCCTGGACGCCGGGGCCGACAAGCCCCTGCCGTTCGCCACCGCGGCCGACGAGCAGAACCCCGCGCTCGGTGTGCGCGGCCTGCGCACGGCCCGCCGGGACCCGCAGCTCCTCGAAACGCAGCTGGCCGCCATCGCCGCGGCGGCGCCGGGCGGTGACGCCGACGTATGGGTCATGGCGCCGATGGTCTCGGTGCCCGCAGAGGCGGCCGACTTCGCCGAACGGGCGAAGGCCCACGGGCTGCGGACCGCGGGCGCCATGGTGGAGGTGCCCGCCGCGGCACTGCGCGCCGGTGAGCTCGCGCGGCGGTGCGACTTCCTCAGCGTCGGGACCAACGACCTGGCCCAGTACGCGTTCGCAACCGACCGCACCCTGGGAGCCCTGGCCGAACTCCTCGACCCGTGGCAGCCGGCCCTCCTCGAACTCGTGGCGACGGCCGCGGAGGCGGGAGCCGACCAGGGCAGGCCGGTCGGCGTGTGCGGCGAGGCAGCGGCGGACCCGCTGCTCGCCCTGGTCCTCGTCGGCCTGGGCGTCACGAGCCTGTCGGCCGCGCCGGGCCGCGTCGGCGACGTCCGGGCATCACTGGCCTCGCACGCTCTGGACGACTGCCGCCGGCTCGCCCAACTGGCACTCGCCGCCCCGGACGCGGCGGCCGCCCGCGAGGCCGTAAAAAGGGCGTCGACCTGA
- a CDS encoding HPr family phosphocarrier protein, producing the protein MPQRTVVIGSRSGLHARPAAVFVQAAARQPVRVTVARDGGTPVDARSLLSVLALGAKHGDPLVLSADGDGAEAALEELATLAAADLDAQEQR; encoded by the coding sequence ATGCCCCAGCGCACTGTCGTCATCGGTTCCCGTTCCGGACTGCACGCCCGGCCCGCCGCCGTCTTCGTCCAGGCCGCGGCCCGCCAGCCAGTCAGGGTGACCGTGGCCCGCGACGGAGGGACTCCGGTCGACGCCCGGAGCCTGCTGTCCGTGCTCGCTCTCGGCGCCAAACACGGCGACCCGCTGGTGCTGTCCGCGGACGGCGACGGCGCGGAGGCCGCTCTCGAGGAACTGGCCACGCTGGCCGCCGCCGACCTCGACGCCCAGGAGCAGCGGTGA
- a CDS encoding PTS fructose transporter subunit IIABC yields the protein MSELITAGLVDVDLSAETKQAAARSLAERMVAAGRVTDIDGFLADVAAREAQMPTGLDGGIGIPHCRSEHVTAPTLAFGRSASGIDFGAPDGPADLIFLIAAPAGADDDHLTILSSLARRLMDPAFTAALRAERDPAAVAALVRGDEAPATPADGPAPGEVPAGTPAPEAAPFRIVAVTSCPTGIAHTYMAAESLQKAGEAAGVEIVVETQGSAGFARLDPDVIAAAHGVILAHDVEVREKERFAGKPTVDAGVKAAINRPAELVAEVRGRAERGERTAAAVGPAPMDTGALGDHFGTRLRKWLMTGVSYMVPFVAAGGLLIALAFAVGGYEINSAPSVAEHFVWTEAASWAALMFQIGGAAFGFLVPVLAGYIAYGMADRPGLVPGFVGGALAVTIEAGFLGGLAAGLIAGAVVKAVQRVHVPSVLRGVMPVVVIPLISSAVVGFLMFVVVGKPIASLQKALTDWLGGLSGGNAVLLGVLLGLMMCFDLGGPVNKVAYAFAVGGLADPTDGSLKVMAAVMAAGMVPPLGMALATTVRGKLFTKTERDNGKAAWVLGASFISEGAIPFAAADPLRVIPSAMAGGAVTGALAMAFGTTLRAPHGGVFVVPLIGNPLLFLLAIAAGTAVTAALVVLLKSHRKPETAAGGATPAATGADADAKVPAAA from the coding sequence ATGAGTGAGTTGATCACCGCAGGACTGGTCGACGTCGACCTGTCCGCCGAGACCAAGCAAGCCGCCGCACGGTCCCTCGCCGAGCGGATGGTGGCCGCCGGGCGCGTCACCGACATCGACGGCTTCCTCGCCGACGTGGCGGCACGCGAGGCCCAGATGCCCACCGGACTCGACGGTGGCATCGGCATTCCGCACTGCCGCAGCGAGCATGTCACCGCCCCGACCCTCGCCTTCGGCCGCAGCGCCTCCGGCATCGACTTCGGTGCCCCGGACGGGCCGGCCGACCTGATCTTCCTGATAGCCGCGCCGGCGGGCGCGGACGACGACCACCTGACGATCCTGTCGTCGCTGGCCCGGCGGCTCATGGACCCCGCCTTCACCGCCGCGCTCCGCGCGGAGCGCGACCCGGCGGCGGTCGCGGCCCTGGTCCGCGGGGACGAGGCTCCGGCCACGCCCGCGGACGGCCCGGCGCCCGGCGAGGTCCCGGCGGGCACCCCTGCGCCTGAGGCCGCGCCGTTCCGGATCGTGGCCGTCACCTCCTGCCCCACCGGGATCGCCCACACCTACATGGCCGCCGAGTCCCTCCAGAAGGCCGGCGAGGCGGCGGGAGTCGAGATCGTCGTCGAGACACAGGGCTCGGCCGGATTCGCCCGGCTCGATCCTGATGTGATCGCGGCGGCCCACGGTGTGATCCTGGCCCATGACGTCGAGGTCAGGGAGAAGGAACGGTTCGCCGGCAAGCCCACCGTCGACGCCGGGGTCAAGGCCGCGATCAACCGGCCCGCCGAACTCGTAGCGGAGGTACGGGGCAGGGCCGAACGCGGCGAGAGAACCGCCGCGGCAGTCGGTCCCGCACCCATGGACACCGGCGCCCTCGGCGACCACTTCGGCACCCGGCTGCGCAAGTGGCTGATGACCGGAGTCAGTTACATGGTGCCGTTCGTCGCCGCGGGCGGCCTGCTCATCGCCCTCGCCTTCGCCGTCGGCGGCTACGAGATCAACAGCGCCCCCTCCGTCGCCGAGCACTTCGTGTGGACGGAGGCCGCGAGCTGGGCCGCGCTGATGTTCCAGATCGGCGGCGCCGCGTTCGGCTTCCTCGTCCCCGTGCTCGCCGGATACATCGCCTACGGCATGGCCGACAGACCCGGCCTCGTACCGGGCTTCGTCGGCGGCGCGCTCGCGGTCACCATCGAGGCAGGCTTCCTCGGCGGGCTCGCCGCCGGTCTGATCGCGGGGGCCGTGGTGAAGGCCGTCCAGCGCGTCCATGTCCCGTCCGTGCTGCGCGGTGTCATGCCTGTGGTCGTGATCCCGCTGATCTCGTCCGCCGTCGTCGGATTCCTGATGTTCGTCGTCGTTGGCAAGCCCATCGCCTCCCTGCAGAAGGCCCTGACCGACTGGCTGGGTGGCCTGTCCGGCGGCAATGCCGTCCTGCTCGGGGTCCTGCTCGGCCTCATGATGTGCTTCGACCTCGGCGGTCCGGTCAACAAGGTGGCTTACGCCTTCGCCGTCGGCGGCCTCGCCGACCCCACCGACGGCAGCCTCAAGGTCATGGCCGCCGTCATGGCGGCGGGTATGGTCCCGCCGCTGGGCATGGCGCTGGCGACGACCGTGCGCGGGAAGCTGTTCACGAAGACGGAGCGGGACAACGGCAAGGCGGCCTGGGTCCTCGGTGCCTCCTTCATCAGCGAGGGCGCCATCCCGTTCGCCGCGGCGGACCCGCTGCGCGTGATCCCGTCCGCGATGGCCGGCGGAGCCGTGACCGGTGCCTTGGCGATGGCGTTCGGCACCACGCTCCGCGCTCCGCACGGCGGCGTCTTCGTCGTCCCGCTGATCGGGAATCCGCTGCTCTTCCTGCTGGCCATCGCGGCCGGCACGGCGGTCACCGCCGCCCTGGTGGTGCTGCTCAAGAGCCACCGCAAGCCGGAGACCGCGGCCGGGGGCGCCACCCCGGCCGCCACCGGCGCGGACGCGGACGCCAAGGTCCCCGCCGCCGCATGA
- the pfkB gene encoding 1-phosphofructokinase, protein MILTITPNPSLDRTYELPSLDRGAVLRAARDRVDPGGKGVNVSRAVAAAGHRTVAVVPLGGPEGALLDRLLGEHGIEAAGVPVAGSTRVNITLVEPDGTLTKVNAAGPDLTAAEAEALLETVRTRSADAEWIACCGSLPRGLRPEWYAELVARLHRAGARVALDTSGAALTTALREGPDVVKPNAEELAEAVGRPLATVGDAVKAAEELRERGALAVLASLGADGQLLVDDTGTWFGHAPAEAVRSNVGAGDASLAGFLSAGGSGPAALAAAVAHGTAAVQLPGSVMPSPGHLDPAAVTVTRSVPLDRVLGEPAP, encoded by the coding sequence ATGATCCTCACCATCACCCCGAACCCGAGCCTGGACCGTACCTACGAACTGCCGTCCCTGGACCGCGGAGCGGTGCTGCGCGCCGCCAGGGACCGCGTCGACCCCGGCGGCAAGGGCGTCAACGTGTCCCGTGCGGTCGCCGCCGCCGGTCACCGCACCGTGGCCGTGGTGCCGCTCGGCGGGCCCGAGGGCGCGCTGCTCGACCGGTTGCTGGGGGAACACGGCATCGAGGCCGCCGGTGTCCCCGTGGCCGGCTCCACCCGCGTCAACATCACGCTCGTCGAACCCGACGGCACCCTCACCAAGGTGAACGCGGCCGGCCCCGACCTCACGGCCGCGGAGGCCGAGGCGCTGCTGGAGACGGTACGGACCCGCTCCGCCGACGCGGAGTGGATCGCCTGCTGCGGCAGCCTGCCGCGCGGTCTGCGCCCCGAATGGTACGCCGAGCTGGTGGCACGCCTCCACCGGGCAGGCGCCCGGGTCGCCCTCGACACCTCCGGCGCGGCCCTGACGACCGCGCTGCGGGAAGGGCCCGACGTGGTCAAACCCAACGCCGAGGAACTCGCCGAGGCCGTCGGGCGCCCCCTCGCCACCGTCGGCGACGCCGTCAAGGCGGCGGAGGAGCTGCGCGAACGGGGAGCCCTGGCGGTACTGGCCAGTCTGGGCGCCGACGGCCAGTTGCTCGTCGACGACACCGGCACCTGGTTCGGCCATGCGCCCGCCGAGGCGGTCCGCAGCAACGTCGGTGCCGGGGACGCGTCCCTGGCGGGTTTCCTCAGCGCCGGCGGCAGCGGCCCCGCCGCCCTCGCCGCCGCCGTCGCCCACGGAACCGCCGCCGTCCAGCTGCCGGGGAGCGTGATGCCGTCACCCGGCCACCTGGATCCGGCGGCGGTGACGGTCACCCGGTCCGTCCCGCTGGACCGGGTCCTCGGGGAGCCGGCGCCATGA
- a CDS encoding DeoR/GlpR family DNA-binding transcription regulator, with protein sequence MFAAERQQEIMRLARDSGRVDVLSLAEEFQVTAETVRRDLKALDRAGLVRRVHGGAIPVGHLDFEPDLAERNTVATDEKERIALAALAELPADGSVILDAGTTAARLAAVLPVDSVLTVVTHALPVAARLADHPGIALHLVGGRVRHRTRAAVDAWALRAYAEIKADVVFLATNGFTPDGGLTTPDLAEAAVKRAVIGAARRVVLLADSTKYGQQHFARFGDLADVDLLITDTGLAPDDARAIEAQGTEVVRA encoded by the coding sequence ATGTTCGCAGCGGAGCGTCAGCAGGAGATCATGCGCCTGGCCCGCGACAGCGGTCGGGTGGATGTGCTGTCCCTCGCCGAGGAGTTCCAGGTCACCGCGGAAACCGTGCGGCGCGACCTCAAGGCCCTCGACCGCGCGGGTCTGGTGCGGCGTGTGCACGGCGGCGCCATCCCGGTCGGCCACCTCGACTTCGAGCCCGACCTCGCGGAGCGCAACACGGTCGCCACCGACGAGAAGGAGCGCATCGCGCTCGCCGCGCTCGCCGAACTCCCCGCCGACGGCAGCGTCATCCTGGACGCCGGCACCACGGCCGCCCGGCTGGCCGCGGTGCTCCCGGTGGATTCGGTACTGACGGTCGTGACCCATGCGCTGCCCGTCGCCGCCCGGCTCGCCGACCACCCGGGCATCGCCCTCCACCTCGTCGGAGGCCGGGTGAGACACCGCACCCGCGCCGCCGTCGACGCCTGGGCGCTGCGGGCGTACGCCGAGATCAAGGCCGACGTCGTCTTCCTCGCCACCAACGGATTCACCCCCGACGGCGGCCTGACCACTCCCGACCTGGCGGAGGCGGCGGTCAAGAGGGCCGTCATCGGCGCCGCCCGCAGGGTCGTCCTGCTGGCCGACTCCACCAAGTACGGGCAGCAGCACTTCGCCCGCTTCGGCGACCTCGCGGACGTCGACCTGCTGATCACCGACACGGGCCTCGCGCCCGACGACGCCCGCGCCATCGAGGCGCAGGGCACGGAGGTCGTCCGCGCATGA